The proteins below are encoded in one region of Neorhodopirellula lusitana:
- a CDS encoding WecB/TagA/CpsF family glycosyltransferase, which yields MIDYGQHSVLGIGVNAIDYEAAIDKIIVAAKSSQPMAVTALAVHGVMTGVLDREHFYRLNQFDLVCPDGQPVRWALNALHGKGFDGEKLPDRVYGPELTLRLCEAAAKQDVPIFLFGATEEMLSQFADNLSKRFDGLRVVGQRASAFRQVNAEERDELAAEITASGAQMCFVGLGCPRQEIFAYEMRSHLSMPLIAVGAAFAFHAGMLQQAPPWMQNNGLEWLFRLTREPTRLWRRYLYLNPAYVSLLTLQKLGLYRKSEADGKQPQEDLRFG from the coding sequence ATGATCGACTACGGCCAACACAGTGTTCTCGGTATCGGTGTCAACGCGATCGACTACGAGGCAGCGATCGACAAGATCATTGTTGCCGCCAAGTCGAGTCAGCCAATGGCGGTGACTGCCCTTGCGGTGCATGGCGTGATGACTGGCGTGCTCGATCGCGAGCACTTTTATCGGTTGAACCAGTTCGACTTGGTGTGCCCCGATGGGCAACCTGTTCGCTGGGCACTGAATGCTTTGCATGGCAAAGGGTTCGATGGAGAGAAGTTGCCCGATCGGGTTTACGGTCCCGAGTTGACTTTGCGGTTGTGTGAAGCAGCGGCGAAACAGGATGTGCCGATCTTTTTGTTTGGTGCGACGGAAGAGATGCTGTCGCAGTTTGCGGATAACTTGTCGAAGCGGTTTGATGGGTTGCGAGTAGTGGGGCAACGTGCGTCCGCTTTTCGTCAAGTCAATGCGGAAGAACGAGATGAACTTGCCGCAGAGATCACGGCCAGTGGAGCGCAGATGTGTTTCGTTGGTTTAGGCTGCCCGCGCCAAGAAATCTTTGCTTATGAGATGCGATCACACCTCTCGATGCCGCTGATTGCGGTGGGTGCAGCGTTTGCTTTCCACGCTGGCATGTTGCAACAGGCTCCGCCTTGGATGCAGAACAATGGGCTGGAGTGGTTGTTTCGGCTGACTCGCGAACCGACTCGATTGTGGCGTCGGTATTTGTATCTCAACCCCGCGTACGTCAGCTTATTGACGCTGCAGAAGTTAGGCCTCTATCGCAAATCAGAAGCAGACGGAAAGCAACCACAAGAAGACTTGCGATTCGGTTGA
- a CDS encoding DUF1559 domain-containing protein: MRIASPVLGFCLMLAVVLACCCLGDVTTQAQEAATSGYSTDHIPSDSIAAFFLPVGEMISSPDLELFPIEIAQAAMVEKLGVDPLHISDVSVFVGMPGPTGPQAGAVFRMNQDYEVSDLSEQIVASSEATVIQGHEMYPVTDAPNVFLHQLDARTYLAGTSEFLVSMVEVEESVGPLPSLVSKLRRRPGLLGVAVIEPIRPMVVGGLGQVAGRMPPPLQKLARFGEWTDALLVQVNYSLMSGSFEVSAIAKDEASAGELESALNESIDFGLMVLRQQMLKEQQADPENAVNQATMKYVDRISAKYSDLIRPTRKGKTVHIKLESNIATTGVLVGLLLPAVQAAREAARRMSASNNLKQIGLAFHNHHASFQSLPDRAIRDQSGKPLLSWRVKILPFIGEEALYNEFHLDEPWDSDHNYRLLRRMPETYVDPSVPPRPGYTVFQVPVGEEAMFPVNGTRQFRDVRDGLSNTIMVVETNRDEMVPWTKPADVQLDAMNPIPQLGNTHQGGFHVVLGDGAVKFITTNIDLTVLRALVTPSSGEVISGF, translated from the coding sequence ATGCGAATTGCGTCGCCTGTCTTGGGCTTTTGTTTGATGCTTGCTGTCGTGCTTGCATGCTGCTGTTTAGGCGATGTCACCACGCAAGCTCAAGAGGCTGCCACGTCTGGCTATTCCACTGATCATATTCCCAGTGACTCCATCGCGGCTTTTTTCTTGCCTGTTGGGGAGATGATTAGTTCGCCGGATTTGGAGCTTTTTCCGATTGAGATTGCTCAGGCGGCCATGGTGGAAAAGTTGGGGGTGGACCCGCTTCACATTTCCGATGTGAGCGTCTTCGTTGGGATGCCGGGCCCAACGGGACCTCAGGCCGGTGCGGTGTTTCGGATGAATCAAGATTACGAAGTGAGCGACCTTAGCGAGCAGATTGTTGCTTCGAGCGAGGCGACGGTGATTCAAGGGCACGAGATGTATCCGGTGACGGACGCGCCGAATGTATTCCTTCACCAGCTGGACGCTCGGACCTACCTGGCAGGGACTTCTGAGTTTCTTGTTTCGATGGTTGAGGTGGAGGAATCGGTTGGGCCGTTGCCCAGTCTAGTTAGCAAGTTGAGACGTCGACCAGGCTTGCTGGGGGTGGCGGTGATCGAGCCGATTCGACCCATGGTGGTCGGAGGATTGGGGCAGGTGGCTGGTCGCATGCCTCCACCGCTGCAAAAACTAGCCAGGTTTGGTGAGTGGACCGACGCGTTGCTGGTGCAAGTCAACTACAGCCTGATGTCAGGAAGTTTTGAAGTGTCAGCGATTGCGAAGGACGAGGCTTCGGCGGGCGAACTTGAGTCAGCACTGAACGAGTCGATTGATTTCGGATTGATGGTGCTTCGCCAACAGATGCTAAAAGAGCAGCAAGCGGATCCTGAAAACGCGGTCAACCAGGCGACGATGAAGTACGTCGATCGGATTTCGGCGAAGTACTCCGATTTGATCCGGCCGACGCGCAAAGGCAAAACCGTGCACATCAAGTTAGAGTCCAACATTGCGACAACCGGTGTCTTGGTGGGGCTGTTGTTGCCAGCGGTACAGGCGGCTCGCGAGGCGGCACGTCGGATGTCCGCGAGCAACAATTTGAAACAGATTGGATTAGCGTTTCACAATCATCACGCGTCTTTTCAATCGTTGCCAGATCGAGCGATTCGGGACCAATCGGGTAAACCGCTTTTGAGCTGGCGTGTGAAGATTCTGCCCTTCATTGGCGAAGAAGCTTTGTACAACGAGTTTCACTTAGACGAGCCTTGGGATAGCGATCACAACTATCGGTTGTTGCGACGAATGCCGGAAACGTATGTTGATCCAAGTGTGCCACCGCGGCCGGGTTACACGGTTTTCCAAGTTCCTGTCGGTGAAGAGGCAATGTTCCCAGTGAATGGAACCCGACAGTTTCGTGATGTGCGGGATGGTCTATCCAATACGATCATGGTCGTGGAAACCAACCGCGACGAGATGGTGCCGTGGACCAAGCCGGCGGATGTGCAACTGGATGCGATGAATCCCATTCCACAATTGGGCAATACGCATCAGGGTGGATTTCATGTTGTCTTGGGTGACGGCGCGGTTAAGTTCATCACGACCAATATTGATTTGACGGTTTTAAGGGCCTTGGTTACCCCGTCGTCTGGCGAGGTGATCTCAGGCTTTTAA